Genomic segment of Rhodococcus sp. W8901:
CCGTAGCTGATCAGCAGATCGGGGAAGCACACACCGCTGGCCTTGACGTCGATGAGGACCAGTCCGGTCGAATCCGGTTCGGGCACATCTCGAACCGCCATCGCCGACGGACCTGCCAGATCCGTGACCACCACTGCGCGCACTTCCCACCTCCGAGATCTCCGAGCATCGTCAACCGGGCGTGTACGCCCTCCCGACGAAGCTACCCGCGTCGGGGCGACGACGGTCAGTTACCGAACAGACCCCGCCGCTTGCGCCCGACCGCCACCATCTCCGCGGTGTCGGTCATCTTCACCCGGGGCCTCCCCGAGGCCAGGCCCCGGCGGCGTTCCGCCTCGTCGATGGCCTCCCACCCACGGCGCGAGATCCGCTCCGGCCGGCGGCGCGCCAGCAACTTGGACAGATCCTTCCGGCCCAATGCCGGTGCGGGCAGGCGCTTCGCCTCGAAGTCCTCGACGATCCGCGCGACCGTCTCCTTGGCGCACGTCTTGTTGGTGCCGATCACGCCGCTCGGACCACGCTTGATCCACCCGGTCACGTACACGCCGTCGAGCGTCTCGCCGGCTCCGACGACCACGCGGCCGCGATCGTTGGGGATCACCCCGCGGCGCTCGTCGAACGGCACTCCCGCGAGCGGTCGTCCGCGGTAGCCGATCGAACGCAGCACCAGCGCCGCCTCGATCCGTTCCGTCCGATCCGTCGGGCGGGCCGCGAGCGCACCGAATGCGTCCTCGACGAGCTCGTTGGCCACGACCGTCACGCCGTCCGCACGCTCGGCGCCGTGAATCTCGTTGGGAGAGAGCAGGTATCGGAAAACGATCCGCTTGTTGCCCGGATTCGCGGTCCGCTGCGCGAACTCCTGCGCCAGACGCACCTTCATCGCGACCGCGGGTTCCACCGCGCCCGCATCGATCAGCGCCTGCGACTTATCGTCCAGTTCGACCTCGGTCGGATCGATTACGACGTCGACACCCGGCAGGTCACCGAGCGCCAGGAACTCCGGGGTGGTGTACGCGGCCTGCGCCGGTCCACGGCGACCGAGGAGCACGACCTCGCGAATGTTGCTCTTACGCAGCGCCGCCAGCGCGTGGTCGGCGATGTCCGTCCTGGCGAGATCGTCGGGATCCATCGTGAGGATGCGTGCGACGTCGAGTGCGACGTTGCCGTTCCCGACGATCACCGCCCGCTCCCCCGACAGATCGAACGCCCGGTCCGCGTAGTCCGGGTGCCCGTTGTACCAGGCCACGAATTCGGTGGCGGCGTGGCTGCCGGACAGGTCCTCGCCGGGAATCCCGAGTGCGCGATCGCTCGAGGCGCCGACCGCGTAGATCACCGCGTGGTGATGGGCCAGCAGATCGGCGTGGGTGACATGGTTGCCGACCTCCACGTTGAGGTGGAACTGGAATGCGTCGCGACCGAGCGACCAGTCGAACATCTCGGTGACGACCTTGGTCCCCGGATGGTCCGGTGCAACACCGGCGCGGACCAGGCCCCACGGCGTCGGCAGCTTCTCGAACATCTCCACCTCGACGTCGGAGCGCTTCAACAGCTCCTCGGCGGCGTAGCACGCGGCCGGACCGGCTCCGACGATCGCGACCCGCAGC
This window contains:
- a CDS encoding FAD-dependent oxidoreductase gives rise to the protein MAYVITQACCNDASCVSACPVNCIHPTPEEAEFATTEMLYIEPRACIDCGACVDACPVNAIFPEDQLTESLSRYREINADYYTRHPLPSGWIPLTPATPPVRDLGTLRVAIVGAGPAACYAAEELLKRSDVEVEMFEKLPTPWGLVRAGVAPDHPGTKVVTEMFDWSLGRDAFQFHLNVEVGNHVTHADLLAHHHAVIYAVGASSDRALGIPGEDLSGSHAATEFVAWYNGHPDYADRAFDLSGERAVIVGNGNVALDVARILTMDPDDLARTDIADHALAALRKSNIREVVLLGRRGPAQAAYTTPEFLALGDLPGVDVVIDPTEVELDDKSQALIDAGAVEPAVAMKVRLAQEFAQRTANPGNKRIVFRYLLSPNEIHGAERADGVTVVANELVEDAFGALAARPTDRTERIEAALVLRSIGYRGRPLAGVPFDERRGVIPNDRGRVVVGAGETLDGVYVTGWIKRGPSGVIGTNKTCAKETVARIVEDFEAKRLPAPALGRKDLSKLLARRRPERISRRGWEAIDEAERRRGLASGRPRVKMTDTAEMVAVGRKRRGLFGN